One Candidatus Hydrogenedentota bacterium genomic window carries:
- a CDS encoding dienelactone hydrolase family protein, translated as MPRGYRLVLLTTAFFCAIAAQAQDAPDPEKPGPFPVGVTTLQLVDHSRTDESSKGPRSLLTEIWYPATDETKELPKNSLVDYYLGGKNIGYMIAMGLAFGADIREVSKTFPSIAVRDARVRDGRFPLIVFSHGNGGLRTQSPFLCEHLASHGYIVVAPDHTGNCAATVVGEEVVIFNEDMRKQSEVDRPKDVSFLIDTMIRFSKGGDSRFLGRIDAEHIGVTGHSFGGYTSTLVADADPRVKAIAPITGVAKSRTNYNCPVLVVVATEDKTIKAEGNDRARLYYEESKGPHYLVEFKNAGHFSFTCMYYFKPDFGDGVGQGERITNGEPITYLPMETVYRLTNGYVTAFFGRELKNIGAYEEFLQSNPDPNELIVKWQRPAATAETTSGG; from the coding sequence ATGCCCCGCGGATACCGACTGGTTCTTTTGACTACCGCTTTCTTCTGTGCCATCGCAGCGCAAGCGCAAGATGCGCCCGACCCAGAAAAGCCGGGACCTTTTCCTGTCGGAGTGACGACGCTACAGCTTGTCGATCACTCGCGGACGGACGAGTCGAGCAAGGGACCGAGGTCGTTACTGACGGAGATTTGGTATCCGGCAACCGACGAGACCAAGGAACTTCCGAAAAACAGCCTTGTCGATTACTACCTGGGCGGAAAGAACATTGGGTACATGATCGCGATGGGCCTCGCCTTTGGCGCGGATATCCGGGAAGTAAGCAAAACGTTTCCGAGCATCGCCGTGCGGGACGCGCGTGTGCGCGACGGAAGATTCCCGTTGATCGTGTTTTCTCACGGGAACGGCGGTTTGCGCACGCAGAGTCCCTTTCTGTGCGAGCATCTCGCCAGTCACGGCTACATCGTGGTCGCGCCCGATCACACGGGTAATTGTGCCGCGACGGTGGTCGGCGAAGAAGTGGTCATTTTCAACGAGGACATGAGAAAGCAATCGGAGGTGGATCGTCCCAAGGATGTTTCATTTCTGATTGACACCATGATTCGATTCAGCAAGGGGGGAGATAGCCGCTTCTTGGGCAGAATCGATGCCGAGCACATTGGCGTGACGGGCCATTCGTTCGGCGGCTACACCAGCACGCTGGTTGCGGACGCGGATCCGCGCGTGAAAGCGATAGCGCCGATTACAGGAGTCGCGAAGTCACGAACGAACTACAATTGTCCCGTGTTAGTCGTCGTTGCAACCGAAGACAAGACCATTAAGGCCGAAGGCAATGATCGGGCGCGGCTGTATTATGAAGAATCCAAGGGGCCACACTATCTCGTGGAATTCAAGAACGCCGGCCACTTTTCGTTTACATGCATGTACTACTTCAAGCCCGACTTTGGCGACGGCGTGGGCCAGGGAGAGCGAATCACAAACGGAGAACCCATTACGTATCTACCAATGGAGACTGTCTACCGGCTGACGAATGGATATGTCACCGCATTCTTCGGACGTGAGCTTAAGAACATCGGCGCCTACGAAGAGTTTCTGCAGTCCAATCCCGACCCCAATGAGTTGATCGTCAAGTGGCAAAGGCCCGCGGCCACAGCGGAAACGACTAGCGGAGGCTGA
- a CDS encoding FGGY-family carbohydrate kinase: MGQFLVGCDVGTGGTKAVVMDVEGNVLGTHYIEYPLITTKEAWEKYPGAKAEHDPEWYWNAVADTIAVSIKQSKVDPKDIKGVSISALSPACICVDKDLRPLANGHIWMDRRATAECEWLKQNIGDERVFKLSANPIDPYYATAKLMWEKANRPDLYKKTYKLQTAADYPCMKLTGKAVTDYSNASLIGIAFDIVKRKWDTALLEEIGLDPDKLPEAFACDEVIGEVTREASERTGLAAGTPVVAGTVDCNAAWVAGGAVEPGSTQLVMGTAGVLGVVHETPTFTKDMITIVHTANSRTLYTTLAALVSCGALIRYFRDNFGQLELTAEKMTGRDAYVMLNDEARNVPPGSNGLIVLPYFMGERTPIWDTHARGVVFGLSLDHGRGHLIRALMEGAGYGLRHNFDLMRASGVKMDLPMILSEGGAHSPMWRQIIADILNVECAYAQSSKGAPVGNAVAAGVGVGIYKNYDVVKNWVRLGEHSKPNPETHAKYAKLYAIYRDLYPLLKDQYVNLAEAIQ; the protein is encoded by the coding sequence ATGGGGCAATTCCTAGTCGGTTGCGATGTGGGGACAGGTGGAACCAAAGCGGTGGTGATGGACGTCGAAGGGAACGTCCTGGGTACGCACTATATCGAGTATCCACTCATCACAACGAAAGAGGCCTGGGAAAAGTACCCCGGGGCCAAAGCCGAACATGACCCCGAGTGGTATTGGAATGCGGTGGCGGACACCATCGCAGTTTCAATCAAACAATCCAAGGTCGATCCGAAAGATATCAAAGGTGTTTCAATTAGTGCGTTGTCGCCCGCGTGCATTTGCGTGGACAAAGATCTTCGTCCGTTGGCGAACGGGCACATCTGGATGGACCGGCGGGCGACGGCCGAATGTGAGTGGTTGAAGCAGAATATCGGCGATGAGCGCGTCTTCAAACTGAGCGCGAATCCCATCGATCCCTACTACGCTACGGCGAAGCTGATGTGGGAAAAGGCGAATCGTCCGGACTTGTATAAGAAGACCTACAAACTTCAGACGGCGGCGGACTATCCGTGCATGAAGCTGACCGGAAAGGCAGTGACGGACTATTCGAACGCATCGCTCATTGGTATCGCGTTTGACATCGTGAAACGAAAGTGGGACACGGCGCTGCTTGAAGAAATTGGCCTTGACCCGGACAAGCTACCAGAAGCGTTTGCGTGCGACGAAGTGATCGGCGAGGTGACAAGGGAAGCCTCGGAACGTACAGGGCTTGCGGCGGGCACGCCGGTGGTCGCGGGAACGGTGGACTGCAATGCGGCATGGGTTGCGGGCGGCGCGGTAGAGCCCGGCTCAACGCAGTTGGTCATGGGTACAGCGGGCGTGTTGGGCGTGGTACACGAGACGCCGACGTTCACGAAGGACATGATTACCATTGTGCACACGGCCAACTCGCGCACGCTCTACACGACGCTGGCAGCGCTGGTCTCTTGCGGGGCGTTGATCCGGTACTTTCGCGACAACTTCGGACAACTCGAATTGACCGCGGAGAAGATGACGGGACGCGACGCGTACGTGATGCTGAACGACGAAGCGCGCAACGTGCCGCCGGGCAGCAATGGGCTAATCGTGTTGCCGTACTTCATGGGCGAACGCACACCGATATGGGATACGCACGCGCGTGGCGTGGTATTCGGCCTGAGTCTCGATCATGGGCGCGGCCATCTCATTCGCGCATTGATGGAAGGCGCGGGTTACGGTCTGCGGCACAACTTCGATTTGATGCGCGCGAGTGGCGTGAAGATGGACTTGCCAATGATTCTGAGCGAGGGCGGCGCGCACAGTCCCATGTGGCGACAGATTATCGCGGACATTCTTAACGTGGAGTGTGCCTACGCTCAGTCGTCGAAGGGCGCCCCGGTTGGCAACGCGGTGGCGGCAGGCGTCGGCGTTGGCATCTACAAGAACTACGACGTGGTGAAGAACTGGGTTCGGCTAGGCGAACACTCGAAGCCCAATCCGGAGACGCACGCGAAATACGCGAAACTCTACGCGATATACCGCGATTTGTATCCTCTTCTGAAGGATCAATACGTGAATCTCGCGGAAGCGATTCAGTAG
- a CDS encoding fucose isomerase — protein sequence MSKDKGKKVYLISNGDFRDSAGVVCWPMQEETLKAVKQAFTKLGVKTEVYPDYDKKRKHGFLTKQCEGTSVFSKIDPNAPVVVVLSCWAYAHHVSGPLQTHKGPILLLANFDGTWPGLVALLNHSGTLSRLSVEHSRLWSDHFLDDEYFMKKLGEWVKTGKTTHKMDHVVDASKLKLSSKAAKLGEELAADIRKNKRIMGQFDPGCMGMLNAVLDPGKVGAAGMPIEYLNQSDLLAEMKLVSDEEGQKYLNWLVKKGAWFDWGYDQFKQLTHAQVLSQMKMYAAAARIYERYGLASVGIPYQYGLVRSVPASDLVEGMLNNADRPDVVSPATGKVINKGKPIVHFNEGDLGAGIPQLLMHDIYQMKKMDPETTLHDVRWGREYDGKFAWVFEISGGAPPAHWNGWKNTKIYRQPAMYFPLGGGTCSGISKPGTITWARCYEQFGQLGMDCGTGEVLEMPEKEVKDRLDKTTPVWPIANVYIPGYDRNELMASHMSNHITIGYGDIVQELVSVCLNLGIPTRVAGDVKNTLS from the coding sequence ATGAGCAAGGACAAGGGCAAAAAGGTCTATCTGATTTCGAACGGCGACTTTCGGGATTCGGCGGGTGTCGTGTGCTGGCCGATGCAGGAAGAGACGTTGAAGGCCGTTAAGCAGGCCTTCACGAAGCTCGGTGTAAAGACCGAGGTGTATCCCGATTACGACAAGAAGCGGAAGCACGGGTTTCTGACGAAGCAGTGTGAGGGGACATCCGTCTTCTCGAAGATCGATCCGAATGCGCCGGTCGTCGTTGTGCTGAGCTGCTGGGCGTACGCGCACCACGTTAGCGGTCCGCTGCAGACGCACAAGGGGCCCATCCTGTTGCTCGCGAACTTCGACGGAACATGGCCTGGTCTTGTCGCCCTGCTGAACCATTCCGGCACGCTTTCGCGTTTGTCGGTGGAGCATTCCCGCCTGTGGAGCGATCACTTCCTTGATGACGAGTACTTCATGAAGAAGCTCGGCGAATGGGTGAAGACCGGCAAGACGACACACAAGATGGATCACGTGGTTGACGCGTCGAAGCTGAAGCTTTCGAGCAAGGCCGCAAAACTGGGCGAAGAACTTGCTGCGGACATTCGCAAGAACAAGCGCATCATGGGTCAATTCGATCCGGGATGCATGGGGATGTTGAACGCGGTCCTCGACCCCGGCAAGGTCGGCGCGGCAGGTATGCCGATCGAATACCTGAACCAGTCCGATCTGCTCGCCGAGATGAAGCTCGTGAGCGATGAAGAAGGTCAGAAGTACCTCAACTGGCTGGTGAAGAAAGGCGCTTGGTTCGATTGGGGATACGATCAGTTCAAGCAGCTCACGCACGCGCAGGTGCTTTCCCAGATGAAGATGTACGCTGCGGCGGCCCGTATCTACGAACGCTATGGGTTGGCGTCGGTTGGTATTCCCTATCAGTACGGACTCGTGCGTTCGGTGCCCGCATCGGACTTGGTGGAAGGCATGCTGAACAACGCCGACCGTCCCGACGTGGTCAGCCCGGCAACCGGGAAAGTCATCAACAAGGGCAAACCCATTGTCCATTTCAACGAAGGCGACCTCGGCGCTGGCATTCCGCAGTTGCTGATGCACGATATCTACCAGATGAAGAAGATGGATCCCGAAACGACATTGCACGACGTACGCTGGGGACGCGAGTACGACGGCAAGTTCGCGTGGGTGTTCGAGATTTCCGGCGGCGCTCCTCCCGCGCACTGGAACGGCTGGAAGAACACGAAGATCTACCGTCAACCGGCGATGTATTTCCCGCTGGGCGGCGGCACGTGTTCTGGCATATCGAAGCCTGGCACGATCACGTGGGCGCGTTGTTACGAACAGTTCGGTCAGTTGGGCATGGACTGCGGCACGGGCGAAGTGCTGGAAATGCCCGAGAAGGAAGTGAAGGATCGCCTCGACAAAACGACGCCGGTGTGGCCGATTGCGAACGTCTACATTCCGGGTTACGACCGAAACGAGTTGATGGCGTCCCACATGTCGAACCACATTACCATTGGCTACGGCGATATCGTTCAGGAACTCGTGAGCGTGTGTCTCAACCTTGGTATCCCGACGCGTGTCGCGGGCGACGTGAAGAATACGTTGAGCTGA